A single window of Candidatus Methanoperedens sp. DNA harbors:
- a CDS encoding HNH endonuclease, with amino-acid sequence MSRENWNREELIVAFNLYCKIPFGKITSRNPEIINLAKIIGRTPSAVALKLVNFARLDPELQQRKIAGMSHGSKSEEQIWTEFHNNWNELAFESEILLAQFKGEAIENSAKINPEILPKEGKEREVIIKTRVNQNFFRSAILASYDNKCCVTGISIPELLVSSHIVPWSKDEQNRLNPHNGLCLNLLHDKAFDRGLMTITEDYKIKLSRMITRNDHDEAIEKFFLPYDDQPILLPNKFLPDKDFLLYHYENIFIKI; translated from the coding sequence ATGTCGAGAGAAAATTGGAATCGGGAAGAACTGATTGTTGCATTCAATCTATACTGCAAAATCCCTTTTGGAAAAATCACATCAAGAAATCCTGAAATAATTAACTTAGCTAAAATTATTGGAAGAACTCCATCTGCTGTTGCTCTTAAATTAGTAAACTTTGCTCGTCTTGACCCTGAACTTCAACAAAGAAAGATTGCAGGAATGAGTCATGGGAGCAAAAGTGAAGAACAAATTTGGACTGAATTTCATAATAACTGGAATGAATTGGCTTTTGAAAGTGAGATATTATTAGCCCAATTTAAAGGTGAAGCTATCGAAAATTCTGCTAAAATAAATCCGGAGATATTGCCTAAAGAGGGAAAAGAAAGAGAAGTTATAATAAAAACAAGAGTAAACCAAAATTTTTTTAGATCAGCTATTCTGGCATCTTATGATAATAAATGCTGTGTAACTGGGATTTCGATACCCGAATTATTAGTATCAAGCCATATTGTTCCTTGGTCGAAAGATGAACAAAATCGATTAAATCCACATAACGGACTGTGTCTTAACTTACTTCATGATAAAGCGTTTGATAGAGGATTAATGACAATTACTGAAGACTACAAAATCAAATTATCAAGAATGATAACAAGAAATGACCATGATGAGGCGATTGAGAAGTTTTTTCTGCCTTATGATGACCAGCCTATATTATTACCCAATAAATTCTTGCCAGACAAGGATTTCTTACTATATCACTACGAAAATATATTCATAAAAATTTAA